The proteins below come from a single Yamadazyma tenuis chromosome 5, complete sequence genomic window:
- the TRM2 gene encoding tRNA(m5U54)methyltransferase (EggNog:ENOG503NVPX; COG:J), with product MAPSNVELGPQQDRGIKRTAGSDRAYVKRGKASNTGKRRYKVKSVDKTSPLGVLEYEIQQLLDAHNLTKDDVVNDMKTILNDFELGQTYHVLVSGVKVLKLTSNGDGISIIDHPVISDKKQIVLIPFALPGDVADIKIYKSHPMYVESDLVKVTQPSEFRNDELINCKYFGKCGGCQYQNVSYSQALEFKRMVIENAYKFFAPQLFKILPAINETEPSPLTYGYRTKLTPHFNIPNAIRTDKSRTLDTRPSLGFGAKGRPKWRETAGGDASIVDIEDCPIGTPIINIGMSNERRKFEDSFTSYKRGATILLREQTQNSESAEFDSSSESAGVDNEISKLEVDGMVKTCVTNPRHIVTEFVNGFQFKFSAGEFFQNNNSILPAVTDYVKANLNLASDSDNYLVDAYCGSGLFSITCSTNVKRVIGVEVSADSVKFARLNAELNKIQNASFIAGKAEEIFKDIDLPADKTSVILDPPRKGCDDVFLNQLSDFHPAKIVYISCNVHSQARDVEWFIHHTENGHHYEVVSVKGFDFFPQTHHVESVAVLRLKNGF from the coding sequence ATGGCGCCTTCTAATGTGGAGCTTGGACCTCAACAAGATAGAGGCATCAAGCGGACCGCCGGGTCTGATAGAGCGTATGTGAAACGGGGGAAGGCCTCCAATACGGGTAAGAGACGGTACAAGGTCAAATCGGTGGATAAAACCTCACCCCTAGGAGTTTTGGAATACGAGATCCAGCAGTTGTTAGATGCACATAACTTGACGAAAGACGACGTTGTCAACGATATGAAGACGATTTTGaatgactttgaattgGGCCAGACGTATCATGTGCTAGTGAGTGGTGTCAAGGTGCTAAAGTTGACTTCCAACGGAGATGGTATCAGTATAATCGACCACCCAGTTATTAGCGATAAGAAGCAAATCGTCCTAATTCCATTTGCATTACCGGGTGATGTTGCTGACATCAAGATCTACAAATCACACCCGATGTATGTTGAGTCGGACCTCGTTAAGGTGACACAACCATCTGAATTCAGAAACGATGAGCTCATTAACTGCAAGTATTTTGGAAAGTGTGGAGGATGCCAGTACCAGAACGTCTCGTACTCCCAGGCATTGGAGTTCAAGCGAATGGTGATAGAAAATGCATACAAGTTCTTTGCTCCACAGTTATTCAAGATCTTACCGGCTATTAACGAGACTGAGCCATCTCCTTTAACCTATGGTTATAGAACCAAGTTAACACCTCACTTCAACATACCCAACGCCATAAGAACAGACAAGAGCAGGACATTGGACACGCGGCCCAGCTTGGGTTTCGGTGCTAAGGGAAGGCCCAAATGGCGGGAGACGGCTGGAGGTGATGCTTCTATCGTGGATATCGAGGATTGTCCTATCGGTACACCCATAATCAACATTGGCATGAGTAACGAGAGGAGGAAGTTTGAAGACAGCTTTACATCATATAAAAGAGGAGCCACCATATTGTTAAGAGAGCAGACCCAGAATTCAGAGAGTGCTGAGTTCGATAGCAGTTCGGAATCTGCTGGTGTGGACAATGAGATCTCCAAGCTTGAGGTTGATGGAATGGTCAAAACATGCGTCACCAACCCCCGGCACATCGTCACTGAGTTCGTCAATGGGTTCcagttcaagttttctgCCGGAGAGTTTTTTCAGAACAACAACTCGATTCTCCCAGCCGTTACTGACTACGTCAAGGCCAACTTGAATTTGGCATCTGACTCTGACAATTATCTTGTGGACGCATACTGTGGGTCGGGTCTCTTCTCGATCACGTGTTCGACCAATGTTAAGCGAGTGATTGGAGTCGAGGTTAGTGCCGACTCAGTGAAGTTTGCCCGGTTGAACGCggagttgaacaagattCAAAACGCCCTGTTTATTGCTGGAAAAGCCGAAGAAATCTTTAAGGACATCGATTTGCCAGCCGACAAAACGTCGGTGATCCTCGACCCGCCTCGGAAAGGATGTGATGATGTGTTCTTGAACCAGTTATCTGACTTCCACCCTGCCAAAATTGTGTATATCAGTTGTAACGTCCACAGTCAGGCTCGCGACGTCGAATGGTTTATCCACCACACAGAAAATGGCCACCACTACGAGGTGGTCAGCGTCAAGGGGTTCGACTTCTTCCCTCAGACACATCACGTTGAGAGCGTAGCGGTGTTGCGGTTAAAGAACGGCTTCTAA
- the RPS21 gene encoding 40S ribosomal protein eS21 (COG:J; EggNog:ENOG503P5CA), with amino-acid sequence MENDKGQLVELYVPRKCSATNRIIKAKDHASVQISIANVDEEGRAIVGDVTTYALCGYIRGRGEADDSLNRLAQQDGLLKNVWSYSR; translated from the exons ATGGAAAACGATAAAGGTCAATTA GTCGAATTATACGTTCCAAGAAAATGTTCTGCCACCAACAGAAtcatcaaggccaaggaTCACGCCTCCGTTCAAATCAGCATTGCcaatgttgatgaagaaggtaGAGCCATTGTCGGAGATGTCACTACTTACGCTTTGTGTGGATACATCAGAGGTAGAGGTGAAGCCGACGACTCTTTGAACAGATTGGCTCAACAAGACggtttgttgaagaatgtcTGGTCTTACTCCCGTTAA